In the genome of Luteitalea pratensis, the window GGCGCGTTGTTCGAGATGTGCTGGACGTAGGTGCCGGTCTTCACGCAGGTGTTGGCCAGCGCGTCGAGCCACTTGCGGCCAGCCGGGCTCATCGGGTCGAAGCCGCCCGGACGGCCGTTGGCGCCAGCAGGGAAGAACATCGCGTCGTCGGCGATGTCGCCGATTAGTCCCGAGAACAGGTCCATCCGGGTCACGCCCGGGAACGTGTCCCTGGTGAACTGCGGGAAGTCCAGCATCGTGATCTCGCCGTACTTCTTCTTCATCTCGGCGGCATTGGGCACATTGGCCCGGGCCGCGCGGGCCGCGTCGGCGACCTTGAGCGCGTTTGCCGCATTGGGGTTGGACTCGATCTCGGCCTGGGCAGCGTTGGCGGCCTGCTCGCGGCTTTGCATTGCGGGCGGGGCGGCCGCGCCCGCCGGTCGGGGCCCCATCGCACGCTGCTTGAACAACGGCCGGATCGGCCAGGAGTTGCTGGCGATGCGCTCGAGCGCGGCCTTCTGTGCCGCCTCCTGCGCCAGGGCCGCGTCACGCGGCGCCAACAGCACCGCCGCCGTCGTCACGCCTGCCGTCGCGGCCTTGAAGAAGTCCCGTCGTCCCACCCCGTTGCCGCTGCCGTTGTCCTGTGTGTGATCCACGTATGGTCCTCGTTGACGATTGACGGTCCCAGGTGTGAAGTCCCAGGTCTCAGGTCTCAGGTCTCAGGTTCCAAGTCTCAGGCACGATCTCCGCCGACGCCGACTTGTCCGCCGGAGCCTTGGCGAAGGCGGAACGCCGAACGCTCAGGCAGGGCCAGGCAATCCAGAGTCCCGATCCAGTACCCGGTTGCCCGGTGCCCGGTGCCGATACCTCTAGACCCGGCTACTACTACGCCCGACCGCGACAAACTGTATCGTGGGCCTCATGGGTCATGCCTGAGACCTGAGACCTGATGCCTCACCCTCAGGTCTCACGCCTCAGGTCTCAAGTCTCAAGTCTCAGGTCTCAGGCTGACGTCAGTCCCGGGGCCGCCAACCGCCAGCCCCCGAGTCCCGAGTTCGCATGCACTGGCGCCTTCGAGCCGCCCGTCGACCTTAAGGTCGACGGCTACGTGCCCTTACCCGTACCCCGTACCCCGTGCCCGGAACAACCCCGGAACCCCGGTGTCCGGTACCCGGCACCCGTCACTCCGTGTTGCCTTGACCTTCCTCAAGCCCAGCCGGTACTGTCGCGGGACGTCCGCTCACGACGCCGCCACGGGCGGCGCGCGTCCCTGGCATCAGGCCCGGGGTGTGCACGTGGCGCCCTCGTTCCGGAGTCCGCATGCCTGTCTTCCGTTCCCGGTGCCGCTCGTTGGCATCGTCTGGCACTGTCCGCGTCGCGCTCCTCGCGTTCGTGGCCCTGCCCGCCGCCCTCTGGTTCGCCAATCGCGACACCCGGGCCGCCGGCACGATCAGCCTGACCACGCTGGGCACCGCCTACCTGCAAGACTTCAACACGCTCGCGAGCAGCGGCACTGCCAACACGGCCGTACCCGCAGGCTGGGACTTCAGCGAAAGCGGCACCAACGCCAACACCACGTATCGTGCTGGCACGGGCTCGGACAACACCGGGGACACTTTCAGCTTCGGGGCCGCGAGCAGCACCGAGCGCGCATTCGGCGGCCTGCGGAGCGGCACCCTCGTGCCCCCTGATCGGGGCACAGTTCACCAACAACACGGGCGGCACGATCACTTCGCTGCGCGTGGCGTACACCGGCGAGCAGTGGCGCCTGGGCCAGAACACCACCGGCCGGGCCGCCGATCGCCTCGATTTCCAGCTGAGTACCAACGCCACCAGTCTCACCACGGGGACGTGGGCCGATCACGACGCGCTCGACTTCGGCAGCCCCGTCGTTGCCGGAACGGTCGGGGCTCTCAATGGAAACGTCGCCCCGAACCGCACTGCGCTCAACGTCACGATTACCGGCCTGAGCATTCCGGACGGCGCGTCCTTCTGGGTGCGCTGGGCCGATTCGGACCTGATTCCAGGAGCCGACGACGGGCTGTCGGTCGACGACTTCTCGCTGACGCCGTCGGGGCCGCCTCCGGCACTGCCCACCCTGACAGTCAACGGTGTCACGCTCGGTGAAGGCAACACCGGCACCACGACCTTCGGCTTCACCGTGGCCCTGAACAAGCCGGCGGGTGCCGGCGGCGTCACCTTCGATATCACCACGGCCGACGGCACGGCCATCGCCAACGACGACTACATCGCGACGAGCCTGACGGGACAGATCATTCCGGCCGGGAGTTCGCTCTACACCTTGCACGTACCGGTCAACGGCGACACCACGTTCGAAGACGACGAGACGTTTGTCGTCAACGTGACCAACGTCGCCGGCGCCTCGCTCGTCAACGCGCAGGCACAGGGTGTGATCGCCAACGACGACTCGGGCTGCGGCCTGGCACTGACGGCGATCCATGCCGTGCAGGGCAGCGGCGCAATCAGTCCGCTCGCGAACACCACCGTGAGCATCCAGGGCGTGGTCACGGCCGACTACCAGGGAAGCGGGCAGTTCGGTGGCTACTTCGTGCAGGAGGAGGGCGACGACGCCGATGCCGACCCGCAGACCTCCGAGGGCATCTTCGTCTTCAGCCCGACGAGCGTGAACGCCGGCGACACGGTACGGGTGACCGGCACGGTCACCGAGTTCGGGACGGCGGGACTGAGCCTGTCGGAACTGACCGCAGTCAGCCACGTCGAACTGTGCGCGACCGGATCGTCGGTGACACCGGTCACCGTGAATCTGCCTGTGGCCACGCCTGCGTCCTTCGAGTCCTTCGAGGGCATGCTCGTGACCTTCGCGCAGCCACTCGTGGCCACCGACACCTTCACGCTGGGTCGCTTCGGCGAAGTGGCGCTTGCCGTCGACGCACGGCTGCCGATCCCGACGCATGCGGCTGCCCCGGGGGCCGCCGCGCAGGCCGTGCGTGACGTGAATTTGCGTAGTCGCATCCTGCTCGACGATGGCAACAACCAGCAGAACATCGACCCGACGATTCATCCCGTCGGTGGATTGAGCGCCTCGAACACGCTCCGCACCGGGGACAGCGTCGCGGCGTTGACGGGCGTGCTCGAACAGCGGTTCGGCGCGTATCGCGTCCAGCCGATCGGACCGGTGCCGTTCACGGCGAGTAATCCGCGCCCCGCCGCGCCGGCCACCGTGGGCGGAACGTTGACGGTCGCGAGTTTCAACGTCCTCAATTACTTCAACGGCAACGGGACCGGCGGCGGCTTCCCGACGGCGCGCGGTGCGAACACGCCGCTGGAGTTCGCACGGCAGCGCGCCAAGACCGTCAATGCCATCCTCGGCACCGGCGGCGACATCGTCGGGCTGATGGAGTTGGAGAACGACGCGCCTGGCAACAGCGCGATCGAGGATCTCGTGGCGGGGCTCAATGCCACGGCGGGTGCCGGCACGTACGCCTACATCGACACGGGCGTGATCGGCACCGACGAGATTCGTGTCGCGCTGATCTTCAAGCCAGGCGTGGTGACGCCGCTGGGCACGCACGCGATCATGGACTCGAGCGTCGATCCGGCCTTCATCGACACCTTGAACCGGCCATCGGTCGCGCAGACGTTCGTCGAGAACGGCACGGGCGCACGCCTGACGGTGGTGGTGAACCACCTGAAGTCGAAGGGCAGCGACTGCAATGTCGTCGGCGACCCCGACGCGGGTGACCTGCAGGGCGAGTGCAACGGCACGCGCACCAAGGCCGCGCAGGCCCTGGTGCGTTGGCTGGCGACCGATCCCACGGGCGCACTCGACGCGGACGTGATCCTCATCGGCGACATGAACAGCTATCGCCTCGAGGATCCGATCACGGCCTTCCGTGCCGGCGGCTACGTCGACATGCAAACCGCACAGTCCTACTCGTATGTGTTCGACGGCGAGTCCGGCTATCTCGACCACGCCCTGGCGAGTCCGACGCTGGCACCGCAGGTGACGGGCGTCGCTGAGTGGCACATCAACGCCGACGAGCCGACCGTTCTGGATTACAACGTCGAGTTCAAGACGGCCGGGCAGGTCACCTCGTTCTACTCGACGGAACCGTACCGATCGTCCGATCACGACCCGGTGGTCATCGGGCTGGCGCTGGTCCCGCCCTTCGAATTCAGCGGCCTGCAGCGCCCGGTGAACGGCGCGGTGAGCGAAGTGAAGGCCGGCAGCAGCGTGCCGCTGAAGTTCAGTCTCGGCGGCGACAAGGGGCTCAACATCTTTGCGGCGGGGTCTCCCTCGTCTGCGCCGATCGCGTGCGGCACGAACCCGCCGGTCGTGGCCGGCGACACAATCGCCACGGCGGGCGGGAGCGATCTGACTTACGACCCGGACAGTGGTCACTACACCTTGGTCTGGAAGACCTTGAAGGAATGGGCCGGTACTTGCCGGCGGCTGACGCTGCGGTTCACCGACGGTTCCTGGCAGCGCGCAGACTTCATTTTCCGGCACTAGCTGGCTTTTCGGCGTTGATTCGCCCAGAAAGCGCGGTATCCGGCGGCCGTCGTCGCCATTCCCGTGGTGCGGCGGCCGCCGTTCCTTGTGGCCCCGATCTGTCACAGATCGGTGACGAGCTGACCTGAACGTGACGCCAACATGCCACGGAAATGCCACGACCGCGTCGTCTAAGGCTGACAGAGCGTAACGAGGCGCGTCGGATCGACTGACGCCGCTCGTTTATCACACCAGCCATGACGGACCACAACTCGCCTTCATCTCCCCTCATTCCCTCCCACGCCCCGGTGTCGGAACTGGTCCCTGCCGCCGAGGCGTCACCTCACCCCCCGAAGAAGCGCAGCAAGCTGCGGTCGGCGTGGATCGGCTTTGCCGGTCGCGTCACGGCTCAGTTGATCGGCGCCATGGCTACTGTCGGGCTGGGCTACGCGCTCGTCACGAATCATGCGGGCAGGAAAGCTGAGGTTGCCGCCGCCGCAGCCGCCACGGCGCCCGCAGCCGTTCAGGGCCGCGCCGAGCCAGGTGCCGCCACCGTGGTTCGCGTCCGTCGCACGAGCGGCCCGGCGCTGGCCGTGTTGCCGTTCGAAGATTTCTCACCCAATGCCACGGGCACGTCGCTCGCCGATGGTGTCACCGAGGCGCTGACCGCCGCACTCGCGCGGGGAGGCCGCGTGCACGTCACCTCGCGCACTTCTGCGATGCACGTGCGGAAGGCGTCGGCGCCACTGCGTGACATCGCTGCCACACTCGGCGTGGACGTCGTCGTGGAAGGGTCGATCGTGCGACAGGGCGATCGGGCGCGCGTGACGGTGCAGCTCATCGACGCCGCGACCGACGCGCACCTGTGGGCCCAGACGTACGACCGGCCCGTACGCGACGTTCTTGCATTCGAAGGCGAGATCGGCGCCACCATCACCCGTGACCTGGCCAGCGTGCTGCCGCGCGAACTGCAGGCGCCGCCTTCGGTTGACGCCGCCACGGCAACCGCCGATGCGCGGACGCCGCAGTCGTCCGCGCGCGCCGCCTTCTGAGGACCATCGCCATGCGACGCATCGCCATTCTCGCGATCGCGCTGTTCCTGCTCACAGGACTCGCCGCTCCGGGCCGCGCCCAGGACGTCGACATCTTCGAGCAGGACGGCGTGCGCGACGTACAGCTGTCCATCAACGGCAGGGACCTCGCGCAGTTGCGCGCCACCGCCTCCGAGAACACCTACTACCCGGCCGATTTCGAGTACCGCGGCATCAAGGTGCGCAACGTCGGCATCCGCTCGCGCGGCCTCGGAAGTCGCAACGCGACCAAGCTCGGCCTGCGCGTGGACTTCAACCGGTACACCACCGGCAAGTTGTTCGCGGGCCACAAGGCGCTGGTGCTCGACAACCTCTGGCAGGACGGCTCGCTGGTGCGCGAGCGCATTGCGATGGCGCTGTACGAGCGCCTCGGCGTGCCGACGCCGCGCGAGGTGTTCGTGCGGGTCTTCATCAACGGCGACTACGAAGGCCTGTACACGATCACCGAGGAACTCGACTCGCAGTTCCTCACTCGCATCGGCAACGACGATGGCGTGCTCTTCGAGTACAAGTACGTCGGCGTGTGGCACGGCGAGGATCTCGGTAGCGATTCAGGCGCCTACGTGCCGCTGTTCGAGGCGCGAACGCACGAGAAGCAGGCGCAGCAGACCCTGTACGCACCGCTGCGTGATCTGTTCACGGCCTCCTCGGATGCGTCCGGCGAGGCGTGGCGCGCGCGGGTCGAGTCGCTGGTAGACCTGCACCAGTTGCTGGCCTACCTGGCCGTCGAGACGTTCACCGCCGACAACGACGGGCTGCTCGGCGCGTGGGGCATGAACAACTTCTACGTGCATCGGGGCGCCGACGGCACGCAGCACCAGATCGTCCCGTGGGACAAGGACCAGTCGTTCGGGGACGTCGATGCCGGCATCTTCCTGCGGGTCGAGGAGAACGTGCTGATCCGCCAGGCGCTGTCGTTCCCGGACCTGCGCGCGTACTACCTCGAAAAGCTGCAGAAGTGCGCCGAGATCGCCGCCGGCGATGGATGGCTCGCCGCGCAGGTCGAGGCATCCGCGGCACTCGTGGATGCGGCCGCGGCGCAGGATGCGCGCAAGCAGTTCGGCGAGGCGACACGAGCCGAAACGCTCTCCGCGCTGCACGCGTTCGCCGTCGATCGCCCGTCACGCGTGCTCGCCCAGATCGAAGCCGCGCGCGCGACGCAGTAACCACCGCGGCCTCGGGGCCCTGGCGATCTACCATCGCCCATGCTGCACCTCTTGCTCTGGAGTGCGTCCGGACTCGTCGCCGGGAGCTTCGTCCGCGTCCTCACGCGATCCTCACGCGACTTCGGGCTGGCCGGTGATCTCGTGACCGGCTGGCTCGGCGCCCTGATCGGCGGCTGGGTCTTCCGCCGACTCGGCTTCGTTGCTCCCGACAATGCGCTCGCGCATGTCGTGATGGCCTTGACGGGGGCGGCCCTGCTGATCGGTATCATTCGCGCTGGCGCGGGATGGCAGCGTGCGGTGTCCGACGATCCGGAGCAGAACGGTCCGTCCAACGGCACCGACCTCGACCGGTTGCTGACGCGCCTCGGGGCCTTCGAGCGTCGCGTGCTGCATGCGTTCGTCGCCCGTGAACACACGGCCCGCGACCCCAACGCGGCCTTCGATGCCCAGGCCACATTTGGCGACCGCCTCGCAGATGGCGTCGCGCGGTTCGGCGGCAGCTGGACGTTCATCGGCCTGTTCGGCGTGATCCTCGTCAGCTGGATGGCCTACAACGAGGGGACCGCCCGGCCCTTCGATCCCTTCCCGTTCATCCTGCTGAACCTGCTGCTCTCGTGCGTGGCGGCGCTGCAGGCGCCGGTGATCATGATGAGCCAGAACCGCCAGTCGGCGAAGGATCGCTCCGACGCCCGCGCCGACTACGAGATCAACGTCCGCGCGGAGGTGGAGGTGATGGCCCTGCACGCCAAGCTCGATCTGCTCCGGGAACAGGATTGGGCCAGGCTCATCGCCCTTGTCGAGCGGCAGCAACGCGCGATCGAGGAGCTCGAGCAGCGGCTGGACGACCGCGGGGCGCCAGGCACCTAGAGCGCTACGATCCGCCCCATGCTTTCGCGACGCGACGTGCTCCACGCGCTGACAGCCGGCGCGGCATGGCCGGCCTTCGGTAGCGCTGACTCGAATGCCCAGACCGGCGATCCTCCGCTAGTTGCGGGCACCGCGCGCACGTTTGCCGGCGTGGCATGTCGATGGTGCCCGCCTGGGACGTTCCTCATGGTCAGCCCTGGCGACGAACCGCGTCGGCGCGACGACGAGGCGCAGGTGAGCGTGCGCTTTACCCGCGGCTTCTGGATGGCGGCCCATGAAACGACGTAGGGGCAATGGCGCGCCGTGTCGGGCGCCTGGCCTGCAGAACCCCCGACGACGCGGTTCGGGCTCGGCGACGACGTACCGGTCTTTTGGGTCACCTATGCAGACGCCGAAGCGCATTGCGCAGCGTTGACCGCGCGTGCGCGCGGGGACGGCACGTTGCCGGACGGCTGGGTGTTCAGAGTGCCCACCGAGGCCCAGTGGGAGTACGCCTGCCGCGCCGGTTCCACCGCGGCAACGGCCTTCGGTCCTGTGCTCACCAACGCCGACGCCAACATGGTTGGCGCCGCCGGCGAAGGGACAGGGCCACCGGCGGTCGGGCGCTCGGCGCCAGTCGGGCGCTACCGCGCCAATGCGTGGGGACTGTACGACATGCACGGCAACGTGTTCGAGTGGTGCCGCGACTGGTACCACGCGCGACTGCCGGGCGGCGACGATCCCGATCTCTCCGCGACACGTGGCGTACCCAATCGGGATGGCACTTACTCCCGTGTCCGGCGCGGCGGTGCCTGGAACGACGAGTACTGGTACTGCCGATCGGCCGCGCGATTGCGCTACGAGCCCGAGCGATCCTCGGATCACATCGGATTTCGCGTCGCGCTCGTCACGGCTGACGCCTGAGGCCTGCAGCCTACAGCCTACATACAGCAGCCCAAGGCTTACATGTTTCGCGCCTGAGCTCTGACGTTCAGCATGCTTCGTCGAGCGTCAGGCGCGAGAGTCGGTCTGGACTTGTCCTAAGCCGTAAGCCGCAGGCCATAAGCCGTAAGCCCTAGGCCGTAGGCGGTACGCCGCAGGCTGCAGCCGCGAAGCGTTAGGCGTTAAGCGTTAGGCATTAATTAAGCGTTACTCAGGCGTTGCTGCTGGCTGCGTCGCCTTGACCGCTGCCGCGGAGGCCGCTGCGGCGCTGCCGGCCTTCGGGACGCCGAGCAACTTCACGATGCTGGTCGTGCGGGTGGTACCGGTGGTGACGTACTTCAGGCGGACCTGCTGGCCGACGGCCGCGCCGAGGTCGGTGACGGTCTTGCTGCCATCCTTGACGTCGGCGTCGGCGGCGAGGACGTAGGTCTGCTCGCTGGCGCCCTGGCGCACGTCGACGGTGCGCGCGGCGCTGTCGACCTTGACGATGACGCCGCCGGCCCAGAGTTCGGTGGGCAGCGGCTGGGCAGCGGCGCTGCCGACGAGGGCGACGAGACCGAGAGCAGAGAGAAGGAAGCTACGCATCGTATGTGACTCCTGCTGTGCCTTGGGGATGAGGACGCCGGCGCAGCGTTGGCGTTCTGCAGGGGAATACGCCCGCCCTATCGGCCTCGTTCCTCGTTCATGACACGCGGCGCAAGTCTTCACGGCGATGGCAAGAAGCTGCGACAACTCGGCTCAGATCGAGGGTTGGCGCCACAAAATCGCAACATCTACGGGTACGCCTCGCTCAGTGGGATGCACCACTGGGATCGGGAGTCGGGAACCGGGAGTGGGAACCGGGAACCGGGAATCGGGAATCGGGAACCGGGAACCGGGAAATCGGGAATTGGGGATCGCGGATCGGGATCGGGGATTGTCGCGCTGGGCACGTGCGACCGGCCAGCCGGTCTACGGACCCCAGGGCCTCAGAGCTTGGCGCGCTGCTCCGGGGTGAGCCATGCGTCCTGCACGGCGCCTGCGGCAATGGCGGCCTTGAGCCGGACACGTCCCGCGTCGCTCTTCAGGAGCGCGGTGATCGCAAGCCCGCGGTTGCGCTCGGTGTACTGGGGCATGTGCTGGACGAGCGCCTCGATGGCGCG includes:
- a CDS encoding ExeM/NucH family extracellular endonuclease, whose translation is MAYTGEQWRLGQNTTGRAADRLDFQLSTNATSLTTGTWADHDALDFGSPVVAGTVGALNGNVAPNRTALNVTITGLSIPDGASFWVRWADSDLIPGADDGLSVDDFSLTPSGPPPALPTLTVNGVTLGEGNTGTTTFGFTVALNKPAGAGGVTFDITTADGTAIANDDYIATSLTGQIIPAGSSLYTLHVPVNGDTTFEDDETFVVNVTNVAGASLVNAQAQGVIANDDSGCGLALTAIHAVQGSGAISPLANTTVSIQGVVTADYQGSGQFGGYFVQEEGDDADADPQTSEGIFVFSPTSVNAGDTVRVTGTVTEFGTAGLSLSELTAVSHVELCATGSSVTPVTVNLPVATPASFESFEGMLVTFAQPLVATDTFTLGRFGEVALAVDARLPIPTHAAAPGAAAQAVRDVNLRSRILLDDGNNQQNIDPTIHPVGGLSASNTLRTGDSVAALTGVLEQRFGAYRVQPIGPVPFTASNPRPAAPATVGGTLTVASFNVLNYFNGNGTGGGFPTARGANTPLEFARQRAKTVNAILGTGGDIVGLMELENDAPGNSAIEDLVAGLNATAGAGTYAYIDTGVIGTDEIRVALIFKPGVVTPLGTHAIMDSSVDPAFIDTLNRPSVAQTFVENGTGARLTVVVNHLKSKGSDCNVVGDPDAGDLQGECNGTRTKAAQALVRWLATDPTGALDADVILIGDMNSYRLEDPITAFRAGGYVDMQTAQSYSYVFDGESGYLDHALASPTLAPQVTGVAEWHINADEPTVLDYNVEFKTAGQVTSFYSTEPYRSSDHDPVVIGLALVPPFEFSGLQRPVNGAVSEVKAGSSVPLKFSLGGDKGLNIFAAGSPSSAPIACGTNPPVVAGDTIATAGGSDLTYDPDSGHYTLVWKTLKEWAGTCRRLTLRFTDGSWQRADFIFRH
- a CDS encoding CotH kinase family protein, whose amino-acid sequence is MRRIAILAIALFLLTGLAAPGRAQDVDIFEQDGVRDVQLSINGRDLAQLRATASENTYYPADFEYRGIKVRNVGIRSRGLGSRNATKLGLRVDFNRYTTGKLFAGHKALVLDNLWQDGSLVRERIAMALYERLGVPTPREVFVRVFINGDYEGLYTITEELDSQFLTRIGNDDGVLFEYKYVGVWHGEDLGSDSGAYVPLFEARTHEKQAQQTLYAPLRDLFTASSDASGEAWRARVESLVDLHQLLAYLAVETFTADNDGLLGAWGMNNFYVHRGADGTQHQIVPWDKDQSFGDVDAGIFLRVEENVLIRQALSFPDLRAYYLEKLQKCAEIAAGDGWLAAQVEASAALVDAAAAQDARKQFGEATRAETLSALHAFAVDRPSRVLAQIEAARATQ
- a CDS encoding DUF1003 domain-containing protein; this encodes MLHLLLWSASGLVAGSFVRVLTRSSRDFGLAGDLVTGWLGALIGGWVFRRLGFVAPDNALAHVVMALTGAALLIGIIRAGAGWQRAVSDDPEQNGPSNGTDLDRLLTRLGAFERRVLHAFVAREHTARDPNAAFDAQATFGDRLADGVARFGGSWTFIGLFGVILVSWMAYNEGTARPFDPFPFILLNLLLSCVAALQAPVIMMSQNRQSAKDRSDARADYEINVRAEVEVMALHAKLDLLREQDWARLIALVERQQRAIEELEQRLDDRGAPGT
- a CDS encoding formylglycine-generating enzyme family protein, coding for MSGAWPAEPPTTRFGLGDDVPVFWVTYADAEAHCAALTARARGDGTLPDGWVFRVPTEAQWEYACRAGSTAATAFGPVLTNADANMVGAAGEGTGPPAVGRSAPVGRYRANAWGLYDMHGNVFEWCRDWYHARLPGGDDPDLSATRGVPNRDGTYSRVRRGGAWNDEYWYCRSAARLRYEPERSSDHIGFRVALVTADA